A single genomic interval of Oryza sativa Japonica Group chromosome 7, ASM3414082v1 harbors:
- the LOC4344249 gene encoding REF/SRPP-like protein At3g05500 encodes MAEPNPQVEREVEVEEVRRPKLRYLEFVQVAAAQATICLAGLYALAKDHAGPLRPGVDAVESAVKGVVGPVYGRFHGVPLDVLAFVDRKVDDTVQELDRHLPPTLKAASAKACAVARGVPDVARELTAEVQQSGVTGAARVAYAKVEPVAKGVYGRIQPAAKDLYVRYEPAAEHLAVSTWRSLNNLPLFPQVAQIAVPTAAYWAEKYNKVIAAAADKGYTGAQYLPAIPTERIAKVFGELSPEAQPSKSESAKTQ; translated from the exons gagagggaggtggaggtggaggaggtgaggaGGCCGAAGCTGAGGTACTTGGAGTTCGTGCAGGTGGCGGCAGCGCAGGCGACGATCTGCCTCGCGGGGCTCTACGCGCTTGCCAAGGACCACGCCGGCCCGCTCCGCCCcggcgtcgacgccgtcgaGTCCGCCGTCAAGGGCGTCGTCGGCCCCGTCTACGGCCGCTTCCATGGCGTCCCCCTCGACGTCCTCGCCTTCGTCGACCGCAAG GTGGATGACACGGTGCAAGAGCTGGACCGACACCTCCCGCCGACGCTGAAGGCCGCCTCCGCCAAGGCTTGCGCGGTGGCCCGCGGCGTGCCGGACGTGGCGAGGGAGCTCACCGCGGAGGTGCAGCAGTCGGGCGTCAccggcgccgcgcgcgtcgcgtACGCCAAGGTCGAGCCCGTGGCCAAGGGCGTGTACGGCAGGATCCAGCCGGCGGCCAAGGACCTCTACGTGCGCTacgagccggcggcggagcaccTCGCCGTCTCCACCTGGCGCTCGCTCAACAACCTGCCGCTGTTCCCGCAGGTGGCGCAGATCGCCGTGCCCACCGCCGCCTACTGGGCCGAGAAGTACAACAAGGtgatcgccgccgcggccgacaaGGGTTACACCGGAGCACAGTACCTCCCCGCCATCCCCACCGAGCGCATCGCCAAGGTTTTCGGCGAGTTATCGCCGGAGGCCCAGCCGTCGAAGAGCGAGTCGGCGAAGACCCAGTAG